A segment of the Garra rufa unplaced genomic scaffold, GarRuf1.0 hap1_unplaced_758, whole genome shotgun sequence genome:
CCACGAGGTGAAAAATGTTTGTCCAAActctaataaaatgaaaatataagctGCAAATTAATGCTCGGACTTGTGGTTAAAGATACAGTATAGTTCACTAGAAAATGTCATCATATTTACTTTCATgacatttcaaacctgtatttcTTTCATCCGCAGATCACAGAAACAGATACTTTTTCAACAAATTTTCTTCATACAGTGAAAaccagtggggtccaaaacaaaaAGCCACTGATTTATATGACTTATATGAACAAAAAACATTTGTCCATGAAAGAATAAAAGCAATGCAGGTTTAGACGAGGATGTGTAAACTATGACTATGCTAAGGAtttatttaaagagacagttcacccaaaaatgaaaattctgtcattaattactcttcttcatgtcattccaaatctgtaagacctttgttcgtcttcagaacagaagcatgcatagacagcaatgcaactgatacatttaaggcccagaatatgtgcgcaaagaaaacaaaaattatgacttcattcaacaatttcttctctagtATTTGTAGTCTTGTagtcaggggcgccgctaagggggggtaagttaggacaattctaagggcccacgccttttaggggcccccagagatctgctttcgtgtggtagggggggcccaacctcatattttgtcatagggcccaaaattgcgagcggcgcccctgcttgtagtaccactgctgtcaatacagggtcagaaagctcttggatttcatcaaaaatatttaaatttgtgttccaaagataaaagaaggtcttacgggtttagaagaatatgagggcgagtaattactgacagatttttcatttttaggtgaactatatcTTTAAGTCCTTAAACCTAAATATAAGCAATTATAATAGTGATGCGTTTCTTAGCAAACACCACTAataatgtgacccttgaccacaaaacaagtcaataagggtcaattttttaactTGGGAGTTATAAATCATCTAAAAAGTGATAAATAAgatttccaatgatgtatagtttgttaggataggacaatatttggccgacacacaactatttaaaaatctggaatgtgagagtgtaaaaaaaatctaaatattgcacATCCAGCCATTTTACCTACTTTTTAGTTGGATAAATCTGACGTAAATTAGACACAATACTCATTCTTGGTTTCTATGCAGATTGTGTTCCCTTGTGCTAGATCAGTGGGTCAGCTTCCATTCATGTTAGTTACAAAGAGAATGGCAAATGTTTGACAGGAGAGGGATTCCTCTACAAGCACCTGCTCTGCCTCTCACATGCAGAATTTCCCTATGCACTTCTCATTATTCCAGCCTGAAGCACACTTTATGAACATTACATATTTGATGTTCCAAGAACATGCATTTAGATGCATGAAATATAAAGGATGCACTGTAATctccatgttgttgttttttatacaAACATAACTATATGATTGAAAACTTTTGAGTTACCTGCAGGCCCTCAATTGCCAATCTCAGCATGCTTGGAGTGAGCTTGGAAGCTTGCTTGAAAGTGAAGTTACTCCAGTCAATGATCAAGACAAATCCATTTACTTGTAGCTCGGGATCTTCTATCATTGCCTCCAGAGAAAGTAAAATAGCGCGCAGAATATCCACAAAAGTGTACCTGCAGATAAACACAAGCCTTTAGGAAGATTCGCAAACAAAGTGTGAGATGTTTTTGCATGACATACGTTTTTACATTTGATGTACTTTTGCTTCATGTTAGTCAGAATTTGTGGTTAAACTTCTACAGGGCTTTACATTCCCATAATGCTGCAATAAATGTAGCAAATCAGGCACGACTCGACCCTAGTGCTCGTCACACATTGTTCCTGTGAGAGGATGCCAAGAGCCCTGGCATCCAAGGCAATGGTGCGACTGGCATAAATTCAAAGGCTGTTTGATATGGACTCGAGCACTATGTACTCCCCAGTCTAAAGAGGTGAGACTAAACACCAACAGTTAGCGGCATGATTTAGCacaacattttaaacaaattatttttgatgaaatacatgTACATATATCATTTAAGTAATctcatattacatttatattaagtatacacaaatttacagataatttactcaccccccttgtcatctaagatgttcatgtctttctttcttcattcattAAAAAATTATGTTCTCCagatagtgaacttctatggtgcccccaagtttaaacttccgaaatgcagtttaaatgcagcttcaaagggctctaaacaatcccagacgagaaagaagtgtcttctctagcaaaacaatcgattattttttaacaaaattgacaatttatatacttttttaacctcaaattctcgtcttgtctagctctgcgtcaattCTGTGTATTCCGAGTCaagaaagttagggtatgtcaaaaaactcccatctcattttctcctccaacttcaaaatcgtcctacatcgctgcagaagtaccgacccagtgtttataaagtgaatgtgcaaagaagatcaaacgccctttacacacacacacacacacacaaaaggtaaaacagccatgtaagacaattttgaagtttgagaaaaaaaaaatgagatgggagtttttcgacataccctaagtgtcaacaggaatacacagttgacacagagctagacaagactaacatttgatgttaaaaagtatataaattgtcatttcttttagaaaatgacagattgttttgctagataagatccttcttcctcggctgggatcatttagagccctttgaagctgcttttaaactgcactttggaagttcaactcgggggcaccataaaagtctactatatggagagaaatctagaaatgttttcctcaaaaaacataatttctttacgacgaaagaaagacataaacatcttggatgacaagggggtgagtaaattatctgtagatttttgttctggaggtgaacttcttctttaagcATTTGGACACTATTTGGACACATTCTACAAAAGTCATGGGATTCTATAAaaatttaaagactttttaagacaATTAAGTATGATTTAAAGAAATAGCTCACCCAAGAATTTATATGAGCTAAAAAGATGCTCATCATCAAGTTTGTTCCTTTATCagtacagatttggagaaatttagcattacatcatttgctcaccagttCGGCCTCTGcactgaatgggtgccgtcagaatgagagtccaaacagctgataaaaacacagtaATCCACAAATAATTCACACGACTCCAATCCATCACTTAgcatcttgtgaagtaaaaagctaagcctttgtaagaaataaatccatcaaggtgttttaactttaaaatattgCTTCAGGCCAAAATATATGTCCATAGTCCATAATTATGCCCTGTAGTCCCTTCAAGGACTCTGTTTTGAACAGTTTTGGCCTGTTTTCATttgtaaactgtgcttgatctgtgcatatttctctccatTCAAGTAATTCTActaagatgactttttcacttgaGAAAGCAATATTACAGATAGAGGTCTCATAAtttagccagaagcaacagtttgaagtcaaaaacatcttaatgatggatttattaCAAACAAAAATGCTGCTTTTTGTTTCACAAGATGTGAACTGATaaactggagttgtgtggattacttgtggattactgtgatgtttttatgagctgtttggactctcattccgacagcacccatttactgcaaaatgatgtaatgctaaatttctacaaatctgttgCAAtgtagaaacaaactcatctacaagtCTATCCTGGAAGGTCTGAAGGCAAGTCAAATTtctgcaaattttcatttttgggtgaactattcctttaaatttcCCAGTATGACTAAGGACCTCTGTATATTATCGGGTGAAACTTTAGGCCACATTTAAGCAAAATATTAGTATTTATGTAAAAGTTTATACACACAACCTACAACGCacttactgataaaataaatacCTTGATTACACATGTATTTACTTGATTTTGTAAAGTGCCATTTATTAGATCACTTATGTAGGCCACTTACAGTGCAGTTATTGCATGGACAGTGTCCCTGGAGTATCCTAGGATGAAGTGCTTTACTCAAGGACACATTGTTGATAGGTTAACCCTTGTTCGGTCTGTACTCAACCAAGCCTGTAGGCTGTTAAAACATTTCTAAATCACGCTATATATTGGTCATTTTTTCGTGAAACATCAACTATTCAAAACTGCATTAACAAATGCATGAATACCTCTTATTTGCCATTTAGAAGACAGAGTGTTTTACATCCAGGTAGCTATTTTGTCATGACAACAGACTAGAGACGCTAAAATTGTCTTGACTGTATGTCAAggtcataatttatttttatttttttaatgaaattacaCATTTTAAGAGTTATCCGttctttaaaatagaaatattcaaTAGGTTCTTAGTGCATTCATGTTAAATTTATGTCATACTGTAAATAAAAACCCACAATTtttatgtcactaccgaaacatgttTTAGTCTATCGGCCGAGACTGATTTGAACTAAGATCAtcaatttatgatcaggaaatattcctgtgttaAAAGTATTATTTGTGTCATCAAAAGGTTCAGAAGTATCCAAAaaggtcactaccaaaacatttggtggggttttagtagtgacatctttgttttttgtttttttgggtgttatcccatagaactgtcactaccgaaacatgtcataattgtttcggtagtgacaaaagggaacacatagtcctcatattttgggaaaataaacaacatttttagtacagttttgcaatatttttgtattttagtatgtgagTTAAAATTCTGTGATGTGGTCCCTACCAAAGCATATTACTGTCACTACTAAAAATgtgctgtcactaccgaaatatgggatgttttgtcaaaaataaagtatactgatttatcaactaagatgttatgattgtTTTTGGTTCATTGTATATTCAAAGTAATAAATTCTTAACTTCAAAaacagtatgatcaactttttgccttttacaaaaaacattggattcaaaatacaacaaattctATAACttacatttgaaatattgttaactGTTATGGATTTCCCTctgaaaattttaataaaatagcacAAAAATAAATTTGCAATGTAGATGTAAGTAAAATCTttataggtcaatataacccttgttattaaattattattactgcatttcggtagtgacaactttggggagaggacaaatattcccaaaatttctaaaaatacaatataagaagtgcacaattactagaaatgtgcaATACAAAAATTGCATTCATccaattttttttggaaaaagacaTTTCCAACTCTAACTTTGGACCAGttttgtagaatggcccatataagcGACCATCATGTTAAATATTGGGTCAGGTCAAAGGTCATCAGGGGTCAGGTTTGGATGATCACACCCTCAATGATTAAAGGTCTGTCAACTGGTGGACACCATCCTTTGGAAGGCTAAATCAAATTTGCTGAAGAAAATTGTATGAAtgttctttaaaaatgtataacaTCTCTGGCATCCTTTTTTGTCATTGACCCATATACCAACAGTAACATGCCATAAGCGTAACATACACACTGTAATGTTAAGTTTAAAGCAAAGGTAACCCTTTACATCACATACATCATGCTCTAGTGAATGACAGAAGACTCGTGCTGAAAAGACAGCTCTGACATTGCGCGTCATTACCCACGATTAGCCAAAATCCAATAGCACCCTACCTGCTCTGATCCCAGTTAGCGGCGAACAGAACCAGAATCTTCCTCCCGTATCTATCCAAATTGGACAGAACCCCAGGAAATCCGTCCTTCAGAGCCTGCTTGATCCCCGGATCGGTGGCCTTGAGGTTCTTGAACATATCTAGGTTCTGTTGCCGGTACTCGAAGTACTGGGCCAGGAGGCGGAAGGCCTCGAAATGGTTAAATTTCCGGGCTCTAAGAAAGCGCAGGATGAAAGCATCGTCTGTCCTGAGAAAGCCAATGTCTGGACGGGTGATGATCATGTCCCTCACCTCCTGTATGTCCTGATGCAAAGTGTCGGGGTTCTCCTTTAACTCCACCTTGGCTTTCTCCAGGGTTTCTGGAGACAGGCCTGCCTGTAAATGAGTCATTGTCCTTGCACTAGCTGGCCTAAGATTGACTATACTGTACTGTATACTATCACTGTATCTAGCTGATGATGAAAAAAACAATCATAAAGAGCCCTATCGCTGCAGTGCTTGCAAATAAAAACCTGACTTTGGAGATGGTCCTGAGTGTGCGCTACTACACTGTTAGTTCACCTCTTCTGAGTTCACCTGTATTGTGGGTTTCTTAATGCTTGGTCTGCAACGTAAATTGACGTACATTCATGTGGTCGTGCTCATCGATTGAATAGGTGTATGCATGTATGGCTTAAGCAGGCTGAAATCTTAGTCTTAGTTTGCGTATGATCAAATCGACTACAAATCCCACCCCAAAAGCATCTAAGAACGAGCATCACGGTTAAAAGCGCTGCTATATCCTACCATCATCAAGCGGCCAGGCAATGCGGCACCCTGCAGCATCTCTTGTCATGAGTCTCCATTTAACGCGCATTTCAAATGTTGCCGTGAATTGGAGTCCGAGCATCATCACGATCCGTCTCTCTCAGCGCTCCGTTTTCATCCTAGACGTCCTTCGGAGGAAACGATATGGTGTCGGTCCGGCTCCGTATGGTTCCGGTGATGTGGTGGATGGTTTACGTcagtgctgctgctgctgttgcttcGCTTTGTTGCTGATGAGAGTGACTTCAAGCATCGCTCCGGTGATACAGTCTGTCCGTCATCACATGGCGGAGGAGGGGAGAGCGTTCGCTCTGTATCCCCCGAGACTCACTAAATAAAGCTTTGGCCATTTTTTGCCATTCGACAGAATTATTTTATGTTTCGGACATAGTGGTtgatgcatattatttttttttaaaagtaaaacagcaataataataataataataataataataaaaacacataTTTAGTCATTTAACATTATAATTTAGcatacattattttttaatgcatCGAGTCATTTAATCTGtaacatttatttaatcttttttatattattaaactataataatattattaataatattaattattattattattattaatattactatagTTCGGggacagcatttaaaaaaatgttatgatGGCAtgacacattttaaaatagtgtaggctaaataacaacaacatcaacaataacaataataataacaacaactgatatttaaatatatttaatattttgttgttattattattattttactattaattATATTGAATTTAATAATTGATCATATGTTGCTAGTATAACCATAATAATAATtagatataattaataataattattataataattataattaataatattattatattttgtggacagcattttaaaaataaacattattgtggcatattatcattatttttactATTACTTTACTATTTTAGTATTACCATAATAATAATtagataaaattattaataataataatatttttttttttttttgttgttataataataattattagtattatagtTCAGGAatggcatttaaaaataaatattatcatgGCATGACACATTTTATAATAGTGTAGgctaaataacaacaacaacaacaacaacaacaatattttatattcaaatatatttaatatttattaatattattattttatttattgattttttactATTACTTTACTATTTTAGTATTACTATAATAATTACatataattaataacaataaaacaataatagatattattattattattattattattattattattattattattattgtcttggGACGGCATTttgaaaattaatattattattgcatGACACATCTCATAATAGTGCAGgctaaataacaacaacaacaacaacaacaacaacaacaataataataataataataataataataataataataataataataataataatttatatttaaatatatttaatatttattattattatagtttggggatggcattttaaaaataaatattattattgcatCACACATTTCAATGGTGTAGCCTAAATAACAACAACATCATcatcaacaacaataataatatttaaatatatttaatattttaatcataatatttataaaatataaatatattaatatttattattatcattaattatGACTATataacaaattattaataatcGATCTTATGCTTTAGTATTaccataataataattacatataattaataatattattaataatatttattatttttactataataatactataataattaataatcgtTTTTAGTCTTACAATAATTAgatgtaatatataataattattattattattattattattattttattatcatcattattatagtTTGGGGAgagcatattttaaaaataaatattattatgacATGACATTTCATAATATAGgctaaacaacaacaataacaata
Coding sequences within it:
- the LOC141317334 gene encoding clavesin-2, producing MTHLQAGLSPETLEKAKVELKENPDTLHQDIQEVRDMIITRPDIGFLRTDDAFILRFLRARKFNHFEAFRLLAQYFEYRQQNLDMFKNLKATDPGIKQALKDGFPGVLSNLDRYGRKILVLFAANWDQSRYTFVDILRAILLSLEAMIEDPELQVNGFVLIIDWSNFTFKQASKLTPSMLRLAIEGLQ